Proteins encoded together in one Phyllostomus discolor isolate MPI-MPIP mPhyDis1 chromosome 6, mPhyDis1.pri.v3, whole genome shotgun sequence window:
- the ATP5MG gene encoding ATP synthase subunit g, mitochondrial — protein MAQFVRNLAEKAPVLVNAAVTYSKPRLATFWHYAKVELIPPTPAEIPTAIQSLKKIVNSAQTGSFKQLTVKEAVLNGLVATEVWMWFYIGEIIGKRGIIGYNV, from the exons ATGGCCCAATTTGTCCGTAACCTCGCAGAGAAGGCCCCAGTGCTGGTAAATG ctgCTGTAACTTACTCAAAACCTCGACTGGCCACATTTTGGCACTATGCCAAGGTTGAGCTGATTCCTCCAACCCCTGCTGAGATCCCAACAGCTATACAGAGCTTGAAAAAAATAGTCAATAGTGCTCAAACTGGTAGCTTCAAACAGCTCACAGTTAAG GAAGCTGTGCTGAATGGTTTGGTGGCCACTGAGGTGTGGATGTGGTTTTACATTGGCGAAATCATAGGCAAGCGTGGCATCATTGGCTATAATGTTTGA